The sequence below is a genomic window from Oreochromis niloticus isolate F11D_XX linkage group LG3, O_niloticus_UMD_NMBU, whole genome shotgun sequence.
ACCTTGAGgctactgttgtgatttggcgctatattaacaaaattgaactgaatagcATTTTGTTAAATGAACTGGTAAAAGTTTCAATTCAGTCATCGCAGTCATGACGCTACTAATGCTGAAGTTCCTCTCTTCCTTTAGTGACGTGGACCCTGCACAATGGTGAAAATATTCATAGGGAACTTGTCCCCAGACACCACATCAGATGAACTTCGCTCTCTCTTCTCCCAGTATGGCAAGATTGCAGAATGCTCAATTGTCAAGAACTTTGGCTTTGTCCACATGGATGACAAAACGGAGGCAGAAGAAGCCATCCGCAACCTCCACCAGTATGAGCTGAATGGCCAGCCTATGAATGTGGAATTAAGTCGTGGCAAGTCAAGGGGATCCACCAAACTGCACGTTGGCAACATTGCCTGTACCAACCAGGAGCTGAGGGCCAAGTTTGAAGAGTTTGGCACTGTGTTGGAGTGTGACATAGTAAAAAACTATGCTTTTGTTCACATGGAGAGAATGGAGGATGCCATGGAAGCCATTAATCAGTTAGACAACACAGCTTTTAAAGGTGAACTCTTGGGCTGGGCTTGATGATTTAATTAAAGTCAGATTAAAGATGTAGTATCAATATTGTTTAATTCTGTTGTTGTGTTGATGGGCAAATTATTGCTCAAATGCAGgtaagtaaaaagaaaaagaactaaGGTAAGTTTTAATAATCAATTCCAACATAATTTTAAAGCTGGTATCCGTAATGTCTTTGGTAATATCCGCCTGTGTTGTGGACTTAAAGGGACACAGACTGGAATTTATGACTCACTCGTCAGGTAGACACCTGTTTTGTGGTTATTCCAAGTATCTCCGATTTGAAGTACATAGAGCGTACAAATCGGACCAAATGCATAGTCCTATTAAGGGCAGGATGAAAACGGACGTGATGTAGTCCTGTTCGTAGAACGTGGTGTTTGACACGCATTTATTCTCAGGATCATAAATCTCGGGTTGCGCCGGTGAGATCCACGTGAACTTCCGCAACACGGGTACAAGTTGAAATTGACGCTCACTGATCACATCGTATTAGTTACCTTTTGTTTTAGTAGTGGTTTAAGAAGCGTTTCAAGTTACGGATTTCAGCTTTAATAACCATATTTTTAGTGCTCAAATTATTAGGTATGTCTTCTTGCTACTGTTGGAATACAATGCAGCCTTTTAGCTGATTGATACAGGCAGGAAATATGAATGCAGCTATAAATCCTTATtgagtcttttctttttaaggcAAACTGATGAGCGTGAAGCTTTCGACTAGCCGCCTGCGTACTGCGCCGGGAATGGGAGACAGATCGGGTTGTTATCGTTGCGGGCAGGAAGGCCACTGGTCCAAAGAATGCCCTCTTGACCAAAATGGCTACCACGGTTCAGAGCCAAAGTCTGATGGATACGATGCCTCGAGATTTGGCGGGCGGGGTCGCAGCAGGGGTTATCATCCGGACTTCAGTGGCGAACCAGATTACGGTGGCAGCTATGCTCCTGTGCACGGTTTTTCCCGAGGTTCCGGTCACAGCAGCAACATGGCAGGGTACAGAAGAGGTGCAGGCTATGAGGGTGCAATGAGGTATGGGCCACACCCGGGGTATGGCGTAAATGCTGCTGCTGAACATAGCATGGCTCAGATGTATGGCGGCGAGGCAG
It includes:
- the rbm4.1 gene encoding RNA-binding protein 4.1 isoform X2, whose protein sequence is MVKIFIGNLSPDTTSDELRSLFSQYGKIAECSIVKNFGFVHMDDKTEAEEAIRNLHQYELNGQPMNVELSRGKSRGSTKLHVGNIACTNQELRAKFEEFGTVLECDIVKNYAFVHMERMEDAMEAINQLDNTAFKGPNSHSSPNSGSVSHLSLSCNMLWYSCSFEMT
- the rbm4.1 gene encoding RNA-binding protein 4.1 isoform X1 — translated: MVKIFIGNLSPDTTSDELRSLFSQYGKIAECSIVKNFGFVHMDDKTEAEEAIRNLHQYELNGQPMNVELSRGKSRGSTKLHVGNIACTNQELRAKFEEFGTVLECDIVKNYAFVHMERMEDAMEAINQLDNTAFKGKLMSVKLSTSRLRTAPGMGDRSGCYRCGQEGHWSKECPLDQNGYHGSEPKSDGYDASRFGGRGRSRGYHPDFSGEPDYGGSYAPVHGFSRGSGHSSNMAGYRRGAGYEGAMRYGPHPGYGVNAAAEHSMAQMYGGEAAYRGNGSLYGAFPAYPVRRSPYEERDPYGVVDYYEKYRANSYGGSYFEERRAVPLPAPAASSSTAIMRERLPPSNVNPYERPPLPPPPAPVSSYYARDRSPIRRVAAEADGYTYERSRLSPVTALPRSSTYENPRDPGAERARYTY